The uncultured Subdoligranulum sp. genomic sequence ACTACCCTGACCTTCACCGACGATCTGGACCGGGAGGTCACGGTGCCGGCAAACCCTGAGCGGGTGGCCGTGCTGCTGGGCAGCTACGCCGACGTGTGGTGCCTGGCGGGCGGCCAGGATTCCCTGGTGGCCGCCGCCTCGGACGCCTGGACGGATTTTGACCTGAACCTGGGCGACGATGTGGCCAACCTGGGCAGCCTGATGGAACCCAACCTGGAGGAGCTCATCGCATCGGCCCCCGACCTGGTCATCGCCAGCAGCAACACCACCTCCAACGTGGAGCTGCTGCCCAGTCTGGAACAGCTGGGGGTGCCGGTGGCCTACTTCGGGGTGAACAGCTTCAATGATTATCTCGAGATGCTGGATGTCTGCACCCGGATCACCGGCCATCCCGAGAACTACCAGACCTACGGCCTGGACGTGCAGGCCCAGGTGGACAAGGCCAAGGAGCAGAACGACGGCAGCGCCCCCACGGTGCTGCTGCTGCGGTCGGCCAGCACCAGCTGCAAGGTGAAGAACAGCAAGGGCACCGTGCTGGGCGAGATCCTGGCCGACCTGGGAGCGGTGAACATCGCCGACAGTGACACCGGCCTGCTGGAGGATCTGAGCCTGGAGCGGATCATCGCCGATGACCCCGACTACATCTTCGTGGTGTTCCAGGGCAGCGACCAGGCCGCCGCCCAGAAGACGCTGGACGCGGCACTGACCTCCAACCCGGCGTGGGAGACCCTTTCCGCCGTGCAGAACGGCCGGTTCTACATCATGGAGAAGGAGCTCTACCACCTGAAGCCCAACGCCCGCTGGGGCGAAGCCTACCAGAAGGTGGCGGATATCCTCTATCCGGCGGGCTGACCTTTCTCTGATACAGCAAAACCCCGGCGCCCTGGCAGGCGTCGGGATTTCTTGTTGGGCAAACGGCGGGGTCAAGACCCCGCCCTACGGGCTCCACGTCCCATTGGCTGTAGGGCGGGGATTCATCCCCGCCGCGGACACCGGTCGGCGCATGTCCGCTGGTGCAGACCATTTTGAACCATGCGCAAAAAACCGCCCGTCCGGGAAGTCCCGGGCGGGCGGTTTGCGTTTTACAGGAACCGGCGGATATCCTCGGCCAGTTTTTCCTCCAGGGCGATGAGCCGCTTGGTAATGTCCTTGGCGTCCTCGCTGGCGGCCTCGTACTGGTTGAGGTAGCGGTTCAGCGACTTGACCCCCATGTTGCAGCCGTCGGTGATGAGGTCGGCGATGGTGGCGTCGCTCTCGTTCATCGTCAGCATGGCCCCCGTCTTCATCCAGGACATGCCCTGGGCGATGGGGTTGGGCTCCTTGCCCTCGTCGTGGAAGCGGTGGAGCGCCTCCACGACCTCGCTTTGCAGCTGCTCATGTTCGGTGCGGCAGCGGGCCAGCGCATCCCGCAGGGACTGACTTTTGGCCGCGTCCATCACCTGGTCGATGGCCGAAATGCCCATGGCCACCCCGGCGTCACACTCCCGCAGCAGCCGGATGGTATCCTCCTGAATCATCGGTATCTCTCCCCTTCCGTTTTGGC encodes the following:
- a CDS encoding ABC transporter substrate-binding protein — its product is MMNRIFPVLCTALLLTGCGASTVAESSAPAPGSETAESAPASPETAVTTLTFTDDLDREVTVPANPERVAVLLGSYADVWCLAGGQDSLVAAASDAWTDFDLNLGDDVANLGSLMEPNLEELIASAPDLVIASSNTTSNVELLPSLEQLGVPVAYFGVNSFNDYLEMLDVCTRITGHPENYQTYGLDVQAQVDKAKEQNDGSAPTVLLLRSASTSCKVKNSKGTVLGEILADLGAVNIADSDTGLLEDLSLERIIADDPDYIFVVFQGSDQAAAQKTLDAALTSNPAWETLSAVQNGRFYIMEKELYHLKPNARWGEAYQKVADILYPAG